The Rhizobium sp. ZPR4 DNA segment GTCCATTCCGGGTTCGGAACCGCCTGCCTGGGCGATGACAGGACGGCCCTGCGGCGTGCGCGCGATATTGAGGGGGCCGCGAACCTGAAAGTGCTTGCCCTTGTGATTGAGCGTGTGGTGCTTGTCCTTGTCATAGTAGACGCCGCTTTCGCGGTCGAGAAGGAGCGCGCCTTCCTCGAAGCTGTCCCAAAGGCCGAACACGACGTCGACGAATTCGTTGCCACGCTCGTAGCGCAGTGCGTGCGGATCAAGCCCCTCGCGATTGAAATTATAGCCGGTTTCGTCATGGTCTGACGTGACGACATTCCAGCAGACGCGGCCCTTGCTCAGATGGTCGATCGAGGAAAACAGACGGGCGACATTGTATGGTTCATAGTAGCTTGTCGAGACCGTCGCCACGAGACCGAGATCGTTGGTCGTGACCGCAAGTGCCGAGAGCAACGACAGAGGCTCGAAGCGATTCATCTTTGTGGGAATGCGGGCAAGCGCATTCGGATCGCCAACGGCAGCTGCCGGAGAATCGGCCATGAACATGAAATCGAATTTCGCCGCCTCGGATCGTTTGGCGACATCGAGCAGGTGCGCGAAGTCGTTGGCGCCGTTGACATCGCTTGCCGGATGCAACCAGGAGGCCGGATGAAAGCCGAACGTATAGACGAAAGTTCCAAGCTTCATCTTGTCGGTCCGTGCCATCGAACTCTCCCATCATGTCATTCACGCCGTCCCCTTGAAGGCGAATGCGCAAATTATCGTCAGGCGCAAAATTCCATCAATATCGCGCAACTGGATTCCGTTTTAGTTTTTCTAAAATGTTGATCCGGGAGCCGACATCAGGCCCTGCTGGCGGGAGATGTTGACGAGCCAATCGCGAAATTGGCGCCCGTGAGGTTTTTCCAAGGCGGCCCGATCCCAGGCAAGAAAGTAACTTTCGCGCAAGGTAATGCGTATGTCGACGGGAATAACGAGCGTTTGCGCCTCGAGCTCATCTGCAATCATCGACATCTGCGCGAGAACGACGCCACGTTTGTTGACGGCGGCGTCGATTGCGCTGCTCGACAAGGTAAAGGAAAGGCCGGCAGTGGTTTCTTCAAGAGCGGTCTGCGCTTTGGAGGCGAATTCAAGCCAGCTCGGATAGGGCGTGAAATGCCGCTCCCATTCGACGTGCAGCAACGGATATTCAAGCAATTGCGCGGCAGAAGGCGTCTTACCCTTGAGCAATGCCGGCGAGCAGGCGGGAACCACCCAATCGCGGAACAGCTCCGTATAATGTTCGTGCTGCAGCACGTCCGACCCGTAGCTGATGCGGAAATCGATGTCGTCGAAGCCCATGCGCGGCTCCTTATCGCGCCCGACGATCCTGACATGCGCGTTTGGATGAAGGGCCTGCCAGTCGAAAATCCGGCGCCCGATCCATTTGTTGACGACGGAGGACAGGGCGCTGAGTACAAGGGCATTCTCGTTGCGTGCCCGTTCAAGGATCTGTTCCGCGGCTGCGAATTGCTCGAATCCTTTCGATATTTCCTGATGATAGAGCCGTCCCCAGTGGGTGAGTTCCACCGTGCGACCATTGCGCTCGAGCAAGGTGATGCCGAGA contains these protein-coding regions:
- a CDS encoding LysR family transcriptional regulator, with amino-acid sequence MNEKRINRAVPLKGLQAFEAVGRCGSVNAAAVELKVSPGAISQQIRKIESFLGITLLERNGRTVELTHWGRLYHQEISKGFEQFAAAEQILERARNENALVLSALSSVVNKWIGRRIFDWQALHPNAHVRIVGRDKEPRMGFDDIDFRISYGSDVLQHEHYTELFRDWVVPACSPALLKGKTPSAAQLLEYPLLHVEWERHFTPYPSWLEFASKAQTALEETTAGLSFTLSSSAIDAAVNKRGVVLAQMSMIADELEAQTLVIPVDIRITLRESYFLAWDRAALEKPHGRQFRDWLVNISRQQGLMSAPGSTF
- a CDS encoding LLM class flavin-dependent oxidoreductase; its protein translation is MARTDKMKLGTFVYTFGFHPASWLHPASDVNGANDFAHLLDVAKRSEAAKFDFMFMADSPAAAVGDPNALARIPTKMNRFEPLSLLSALAVTTNDLGLVATVSTSYYEPYNVARLFSSIDHLSKGRVCWNVVTSDHDETGYNFNREGLDPHALRYERGNEFVDVVFGLWDSFEEGALLLDRESGVYYDKDKHHTLNHKGKHFQVRGPLNIARTPQGRPVIAQAGGSEPGMDMAARTAEIVFSLASNIERNRSFYDNVKSRMAAYGRDRDDLKIMPGIVVNVGETEAEAKAKVDYLIDKMHPDVGRLMLSEFLEADLRGVALDEPFPMDRLPAAPKGSRALFDELVDFVKSGHTVGELIRHYAEKHTGNGITGTPVQIADYMEEWFETRAADGFILMFPTLPSSLDDLVRLVLPELRRRGLFREEYEGKTLRENLGISTPANRFANT